GGCAACACCCTGCTTCAATGTAACGTCAGCCATCCCACAGCCCTGGCATCCACCTTCCAGCCGGACATAAGCTTTGCTGTCCTGAACATCCACCAGCGTGATATGACCACCATGGGCCGCAATGGACGGATTGATTTTATCCTGCAAAAGTTCCCGGATGGCTTTGCCTTCATTAGTCTGCAAACCAGGGCGCGGAAGCGCTTCCCGGTGATCCAGGATCGCTTGGATTTCCGGCACATAATGTTTCAGCATGTTTGTAATACCGTTCAACATGCCAAATGCGGATCCCTGCAGCTTCAAATACAGATTGCCGTCCTTGTAACTGTGAAATTCAACATCACCGCCTGATTGCGTTACCGCTGGAACAATCCGGGTGGCCAGCAGATCTTTTATCTGTGTGATAATTTCCGCATCGAACTCACCGGCAGGCTCTGTAGTAACAACAGCTTCTTTGCCGCTTTGGTAATGCGCAACAATTGCTGAAAAGATTTCAGTCCGGCACTGATCCCAATCCGCAGCCTCTATTTTTGTCAGCACGATACTGTCCGGTTGCAGCTCAACACCCTCAATACCGTCGACCGCATAAAGGCGTTCTGCAAGAGGAGAGCGCTCGGCTGCTTCCTCTCGGGACACACGCACGGGTCCTGATTGGGACACTGCTTCTCCGGGGAAAAATACCATTTCAGCCGATGTATCGCCGGCTTTTGTCTGTATAAACATTGCTTCTTCTCTATTTTCTTTACACGCGTTAGGGTACCACAAACACGCCCTGAATTTGTGGTGTATACCTAATATATAATGCCAAATAATAAAAAAGGAGAGAAGAATGGCAGAATTTGTGACTACGGTACGTTCAGAAACTGATCGAGGAGCCGTCTACACGGTAACAATCGACAATCAAAAAAAGCTCAATACGCTGAATTCTGACATTCTAGCTGCCCTCAAATCGAGTTTTGAAAATTTAAAAACCAAGGAAGATCTGGCCGTTGTAATTTTAACGGGAGCGGGGGAGAAATCCTTTATCGGCGGAGCCAACATTTATGAAATGGCAACCCTCAACCCTGATACGGCCCGCACTTTTATCACAAACCTCCATCATGTTTGTGCCGCCATCCGCGACATTCCCGCCCCGGTTATCGCCCGGATCAATGGACTTTGTCTTGGAGCGGGTATGGAGATCGCAGCGATTTGCGACCTTGTGGTTGCCATTGACAGTGCAGAATTTGCCATGCCCGAAGTACGGGTCGGCATCCCTTCTGTCATTGAAGCGGCCGTTCTACCGCAAATTCTGGGCGCAAGCCTGGCCCGCGATCTTGTGATGACGGCCCGCCCGATGTTTGCCAAAGAAGCCCATCGTGCGGGTTTCGTTCATAGACTTGCAACCCCGGAAAATCTCGACGAGGTAACACAGTCTGTTGTGAACGATCTGCTTGCCGGGGGACGCAACGCACTACGCCTTCAAAAGGCTCTGTGCAACGCGTGGGAAAACCTGCCAACCGACAAAGCAATCCAGCTCGGGATCGATCATTTTTCCGACGCCTACACCGGACCGGAACCGCAGGAAATGATGAACGCGTTTATCAATCGAAAACGATAAACAGGTTTCTGTCGCCTTCTTTTGTTGCACCTTCGAGGGGAGAATCTACCAAAATCCTGTTTTTTGGTACGCTTTTCGGAAAATTTTTGGTACTACTTTATCCCCATAGGGTAATTTTCTTATCCTGTGGGGGATTTTAAGCGCAATGTTTGGTTTTCTGTACAGTGCTTTAGCGGGTAAGCACCATACACCATTATCTGATGAAAAAATTGCAAACCTGCTTTCAAGTCAAGGGCATAGTCCTTTACTGGGTCGGTATCGGGCAACTGTCATTTTGTCTCGGATCCGGATCATTGCTCTCGTCGCGGCTGCTCTTTATATTGGCGGCATCGCCATCGACCGAACAGCCTTCGATGGGGACCACTTTGAACTGCTTGTCATTTTTCGTGCAACCGGTGCCCTTCTTCTCATCGCATTGGTCTTTGCCATCCGCAAAAGCGAAAGCATGGCTTCCGCCTATCGGGCCATTGCCCTGTTTTTCTCGATTAATCTCGTATTCCAGGCGCTAAGCCAGCCACTGATCCTGCCGCAATATATTGCGTCAATCGATAGCCTGCCAACCGCAGGATATGCACTCTTTCCTTTCTTGATTATCTGCTGCCTAGCCATCTTTCCGCTAACCGCCAAAGAAGGTTTTATGGCGGCTCTTCTTTGTTTTTTGGGAGAGTTGATTGCGATCAGCTTAATGCCCAATCAGGTGAACCCGGCCCCTGGGCTGGGCGTTTTAGCGTCTTTGATCATTGCAAGCGCCATCTGTTCGTTTTCTGCAATCAGCCAGCTGGCCTATATGGTATCCCTGATAGAGCAGGCGTCCGTTGATGTTCTGACCCATTGTTTCAGCCGCAACAGCGGTGAAGAAATTCTGGAAGTCCAGTTCAGGATCGCCCGGCGCCAAAAAACGCCGTTATCAGTGATTTTCATGGATCTGGATGATTTTAAAGAAGTAAATGATCATCACGGCCATGATGCAGGCGACAGAGTTCTTTCGGCCGCATCGGCCGCCCTTCGGCGAAACTTACGGGATTCTGATATTCTTATTCGGTGGGGCGGTGAAGAATTTTTGATGCTGCTTCCCCATACGGACGCAAAAGGTGCAACAAACGCGATCCGACGCATGCGCACCAACGGGCTTGGAACCCGCCCCGATGGCCGCAAATTAACGGCCAGTATAGGTATCGCGGAATTGCAGGAATCAGAGGCGGAAACCTGGATGGATCTTGTCGATCTGGCGGATGAACAGATGTACTGTGCGAAAACCAGTGGTAAAAATGACTATTCTGTCTACCAGCCCCGTAAAAAAATGGCCCTCGCCTGAGAGACTTCGTAAATGTTATTAAAACTCCTGCTGTTGGCGTTCATCGCCCTGTTCATCGGCCGCATTCTTTTTGCCAAGAAGTTGAAAGAAATGGGAAAAGCGGCGGACCGCACACTCAATCTTTGCATTATTGCGATTGCGATCTATCTGGCTTTACAGGCAGTGCTTTTTTATACCTTTTAGAATACCTCTACTATTCAGGCGAAACGTGATCTGTTTTTTTGAAACCTGTCACGGCAGCAGGCTTGACAAAAATCTGTGTATTTTATATCCATCTCATTCGTGGTGATTTGTGCCGACCGGCTTGCGGCCACGTTAAATGAACGCTAAAAGGTCGGGGCTCGTATGAACCCTGACTGATGGTCGGGGTTTTTTTATGCCTCGAGGATCTGACTAAATGACAAAAGATACGCCCAAAAAACCTCAGCTGGGGGTTGCAACCAAACTGGTCCATGGTGGAACCAACCGTTCTCAATTCAAGGAAACATCAGAAGCCATTTTTATGAATTCCGGCTTCGTATACGATAGCGCCGAAGAGGCTGCAGGACGTTTCAAAGGCGAGAATGAGGGTTTCATTTATTCCCGGTACGCCAATCCAACTGTCAATATGTTTGAAGAGCGGATCTGCATTTTAGAAGGGGCTGAAGCCGCAAGAAGCACCTCAAGCGGCATGGCTGCCGTCAATGGCGCCTTGATGAGTTTCCTGAAAACAGGTGATCATGTGGTGGCGCCCAAAGCCATGTTTGGGTCCTGCATTTATATCATTGAGCAAATTCTGCCCCGCTTTGGTATTCATTATACTCTGGTTGACGGTACTGACATTGATCAATGGCGTAACGCGATCACCAGCAAAACAGCGGCGCTATTTTTGGAAACGCCCTCCAATCCTACGTTGGAAATCGTCGATATTGCGGCCGTATCCGAGCTTGCCAAAAAAGTCGGCGCCAAGGTTATTGTGGACAATGTTTTTGCGACACCCGTTTTCCAGAAACCGCTCACCTTAGGGGCCGATATCGTTGTTTATTCTGCAACCAAGCATATTGACGGACAGGGACGGGCGCTTGGCGGCGCTATCCTTGGAAGCGAAGAATTTGTTGAAGAGACATTGGCACCGTATCTGAAACATACGGGTCCTGCACTCAGTCCATTTAATGCCTGGAACCTGTTAAAAGGGATGGAAACACTGGACTTGAGGGTCAACAAGGCTACTGATAATGCGGAAGCCGTCGCTGATTTTCTAGCGGGTCAGGACACTATAAAAATGGTCCGTTATCCAGGTCAGGAAGGCCATCCCCAACGGGCGTTGGCCAAACAGCAAATGAAACGGGGCAGTACCCTTGTCAGCTTTGAACTTAAGGGCGGACAGGAAGAAGCTTTCGCGTTTCTCAACCGGTTAAACATTATTGAAATCAGCAATAATCTGGGCGACTCCAAAAGTTTGATCACCCATCCAACAACAACAACCCATTCCAGTGTTTCAGATGAGTTGAAGCAGCAGTTGGGCATCACGGAAAGCCTTGTGCGCCTATCCGTCGGGTTGGAGGATGCAAATGATCTTATTCAGGATTTAGAAGCCGCCCTCGCCTGATCCAGTCCCACCAGAAAGGTCGGCAATCCGACCTTTTCCCGCCACATTTTTTCATATCCCCACCAGATTTGCGCCAAACATTACCCCCAATTCTTTTTTATTCTTTTCCTAATAAAGGAGAAAGAACATGAAGAATATCCGCCACACCAATACTGTTTTGGTTCTCAGCATAACGCTTTCCAGTCTACTCGCCGCATGCGGCACCGGCCCCGGTCCCTATAACGCGCTGAAAGAGAGCGAAAGCTATCCGGGGTCCTTTTCAAAGGCGCTGGCTCAGGAATATCAAGCCTTTGCCCAGTCTGAAATCGAACAATATGACTGGCCCGATCAGTACTATATCGCACAAAAAGGCCTTAATGCGGTGTCAGGTACCCAGCCGCTACCAGAGAACCTGGAAAACTGGCGCTTATCAGAGGATGATAAAGCGTTCATGATCCGGTACCGGAATGATCTTGTCCACTGGCTGAATACCGACGCCCGAATAAAAGCTCCTCTCCGTTCAGCCCGGGCGCAGGCGCGATTTGACTGCTGGGTTGAACAAAAAGAAGAAAACTGGCAAACCGCTGACATAAAAGCCTGCCAAAATGACTTGCAGCAAGCCTTGCCGAAAATCTCTAAAGTTCACTTCGCGTTTGATAGTAGTCAGCTCAACCAAAAATCACACGCGGCCCTTGAAACGATTGCCAGTGACTGGCGCAAAAACCCTGGTGATCTCATTATCCTGCAGGGCCACACGGACCAGGTGGGCAGTATACCTTACAACTACAAACTGTCTCGAAAGCGTGTTATTGCGGTAAAAAAGCAGCTTGTCGAAGCTGGTATTCCAGAGCAGCGTATTCAGATGGAAATTTGGGGGAAAACACGCCCACGGCAAGAAGAAGGCCGTCACCTCAACAATGAAATGAACCGTCGGGTTGAAATTCTGAAACTTTAGGATCCACTGGCTTTTTTTGACCCTTTTGTTTTTTCCGTGTAGGTATGATCCATAGCACTTTTAGACCCGTATTAATTCCATGATCGGGTTGTTTGGGAAAGGATGGTTTCATGAACTGGGGAACTGCCTATAAAAAAACAACTGAAAATATCGAGGTATCGGTTCAACCCATTTTTCTGAGTGATCGCTCCGAACCGGAAGATGAACTATTCGTGTGGGCTTATAAAGTGCATATTCAAAATAACAGCGATCAACAGGTAACACTGCGTCAACGCTGCTGGCACATTACGGACGCTTATGGAAACACCGAGGTGGTTCGTGGGGAAGGCGTAATAGGGGAACAACCGGTTCTGGAACCTGGACAGTCTTTTGAATATACAAGTGGGACACCTCTTTCAACACCATCTGGTATCATGGTAGGTACTTATGATATGGAGGTTGAAGGCGGGGGCTGGATTTCGGTGGAAATCCCGGCCTTTTCACTGGACAGCCCTCACGAGTCGTCTCGGCTCAATTAATGTTGTTAATTTCAACATCCTAACTTGATGGAATAGTATGGAAAAGAATATCCCGGCCCTCGTTGACACCGACAACAAGCCAACAAAAGAAGAAGCAGAAGAAGCGGTCAGAACCCTTATTCGGTGGGCTGGCGATGACCCGAAACGTGAAGGTTTGCTTGGCACCCCAGACCGGGTAACGCGGTCTTATCTTGAATTCTTTGCCGGCTATGAAGAAGACCCGGCCGCTTATCTGGAACGCACCTTTGAAGAAGTCGCCGGATATGATGAAATGATCATCCTCAAAGACATTCGTATGGAAAGCTATTGCGAGCATCATATGGTGCCCATCATTGGTGTCGCCCATGTTGCCTATATGCCAGACAACCGCGTTGTTGGTATATCCAAGCTGGCGCGGGTCGTGGATGCCTTTTCAAAACGCCTGCAAATACAGGAAAAGCTCACCCAGCAGATCGCTGACACCATTGATAAGGCGCT
This region of Sneathiella aquimaris genomic DNA includes:
- a CDS encoding NifU family protein; the encoded protein is MFIQTKAGDTSAEMVFFPGEAVSQSGPVRVSREEAAERSPLAERLYAVDGIEGVELQPDSIVLTKIEAADWDQCRTEIFSAIVAHYQSGKEAVVTTEPAGEFDAEIITQIKDLLATRIVPAVTQSGGDVEFHSYKDGNLYLKLQGSAFGMLNGITNMLKHYVPEIQAILDHREALPRPGLQTNEGKAIRELLQDKINPSIAAHGGHITLVDVQDSKAYVRLEGGCQGCGMADVTLKQGVATEIKSLIPSIEEVLDVTDHAGGTNPYYQPG
- a CDS encoding enoyl-CoA hydratase — translated: MAEFVTTVRSETDRGAVYTVTIDNQKKLNTLNSDILAALKSSFENLKTKEDLAVVILTGAGEKSFIGGANIYEMATLNPDTARTFITNLHHVCAAIRDIPAPVIARINGLCLGAGMEIAAICDLVVAIDSAEFAMPEVRVGIPSVIEAAVLPQILGASLARDLVMTARPMFAKEAHRAGFVHRLATPENLDEVTQSVVNDLLAGGRNALRLQKALCNAWENLPTDKAIQLGIDHFSDAYTGPEPQEMMNAFINRKR
- a CDS encoding GGDEF domain-containing protein, which produces MFGFLYSALAGKHHTPLSDEKIANLLSSQGHSPLLGRYRATVILSRIRIIALVAAALYIGGIAIDRTAFDGDHFELLVIFRATGALLLIALVFAIRKSESMASAYRAIALFFSINLVFQALSQPLILPQYIASIDSLPTAGYALFPFLIICCLAIFPLTAKEGFMAALLCFLGELIAISLMPNQVNPAPGLGVLASLIIASAICSFSAISQLAYMVSLIEQASVDVLTHCFSRNSGEEILEVQFRIARRQKTPLSVIFMDLDDFKEVNDHHGHDAGDRVLSAASAALRRNLRDSDILIRWGGEEFLMLLPHTDAKGATNAIRRMRTNGLGTRPDGRKLTASIGIAELQESEAETWMDLVDLADEQMYCAKTSGKNDYSVYQPRKKMALA
- the metZ gene encoding O-succinylhomoserine sulfhydrylase; this encodes MTKDTPKKPQLGVATKLVHGGTNRSQFKETSEAIFMNSGFVYDSAEEAAGRFKGENEGFIYSRYANPTVNMFEERICILEGAEAARSTSSGMAAVNGALMSFLKTGDHVVAPKAMFGSCIYIIEQILPRFGIHYTLVDGTDIDQWRNAITSKTAALFLETPSNPTLEIVDIAAVSELAKKVGAKVIVDNVFATPVFQKPLTLGADIVVYSATKHIDGQGRALGGAILGSEEFVEETLAPYLKHTGPALSPFNAWNLLKGMETLDLRVNKATDNAEAVADFLAGQDTIKMVRYPGQEGHPQRALAKQQMKRGSTLVSFELKGGQEEAFAFLNRLNIIEISNNLGDSKSLITHPTTTTHSSVSDELKQQLGITESLVRLSVGLEDANDLIQDLEAALA
- a CDS encoding OmpA family protein, with translation MKNIRHTNTVLVLSITLSSLLAACGTGPGPYNALKESESYPGSFSKALAQEYQAFAQSEIEQYDWPDQYYIAQKGLNAVSGTQPLPENLENWRLSEDDKAFMIRYRNDLVHWLNTDARIKAPLRSARAQARFDCWVEQKEENWQTADIKACQNDLQQALPKISKVHFAFDSSQLNQKSHAALETIASDWRKNPGDLIILQGHTDQVGSIPYNYKLSRKRVIAVKKQLVEAGIPEQRIQMEIWGKTRPRQEEGRHLNNEMNRRVEILKL
- the apaG gene encoding Co2+/Mg2+ efflux protein ApaG; amino-acid sequence: MNWGTAYKKTTENIEVSVQPIFLSDRSEPEDELFVWAYKVHIQNNSDQQVTLRQRCWHITDAYGNTEVVRGEGVIGEQPVLEPGQSFEYTSGTPLSTPSGIMVGTYDMEVEGGGWISVEIPAFSLDSPHESSRLN
- the folE gene encoding GTP cyclohydrolase I FolE, whose product is MEKNIPALVDTDNKPTKEEAEEAVRTLIRWAGDDPKREGLLGTPDRVTRSYLEFFAGYEEDPAAYLERTFEEVAGYDEMIILKDIRMESYCEHHMVPIIGVAHVAYMPDNRVVGISKLARVVDAFSKRLQIQEKLTQQIADTIDKALKPKGVAVIIESAHQCMTTRGVHKDGVTMITSSMLGSFRKSDITRKELLAFIDRR